The following coding sequences lie in one Haloarcula marina genomic window:
- a CDS encoding fumarylacetoacetate hydrolase family protein — protein sequence MQFVRYTNGGGPEWGVRLDEEIVPLSGLREDVSYQQLTDPGFLQVVENAVDAASSHAIPVGDVRFLAPVPRPGKIICVGLNYHDHAEEQDEEVPERPLLFGKSPSSVTNPGDPIVHPDDLEEVDYEVELGVVIGRTAKNVSAEEARDYVAGYTAINDVSGRDAQFDDGQFFRGKSYDTFAPMGPTLVPDDRLDPANLDVACHVNGETKQSSNTEEFIFDVPAVVEYISGFTTLRPGDVISTGTPGGVGIFREPPELLKPGDTVDVEIEGIGTLNNPIVAESEI from the coding sequence ATGCAATTCGTCCGATACACGAACGGTGGCGGTCCAGAGTGGGGAGTCCGTCTCGACGAGGAGATCGTCCCGTTGTCCGGCCTCCGCGAAGACGTCTCGTACCAGCAGTTGACCGACCCGGGATTCCTCCAGGTGGTCGAGAACGCCGTCGACGCGGCGTCGTCGCACGCGATTCCGGTCGGCGACGTACGGTTTCTCGCTCCGGTTCCACGACCCGGCAAGATCATCTGTGTGGGTTTAAACTACCACGACCACGCCGAGGAGCAAGACGAGGAGGTCCCCGAGCGCCCGCTGCTGTTCGGGAAGTCCCCGTCGTCGGTCACCAACCCGGGTGATCCCATCGTCCACCCGGACGACCTCGAGGAGGTCGACTACGAAGTCGAACTCGGCGTCGTCATCGGACGAACCGCTAAGAACGTTTCTGCCGAAGAAGCCCGCGACTATGTCGCCGGCTACACGGCAATCAATGACGTCAGCGGACGAGACGCGCAGTTTGACGACGGGCAGTTCTTCCGCGGGAAAAGCTACGATACATTCGCGCCGATGGGGCCGACGCTCGTCCCCGACGACCGACTTGACCCTGCCAATCTTGACGTCGCCTGCCACGTCAATGGCGAGACCAAGCAGTCCTCGAACACCGAGGAGTTCATCTTCGACGTCCCGGCGGTTGTCGAGTACATTAGCGGGTTCACGACACTGCGCCCGGGTGACGTCATCTCAACCGGGACCCCTGGCGGCGTCGGCATCTTCCGCGAGCCACCCGAATTGCTCAAACCGGGCGACACTGTCGACGTCGAGATTGAAGGCATCGGGACGTTAAACAACCCCATCGTTGCCGAATCGGAGATATAA
- a CDS encoding sensor histidine kinase, with protein sequence MVDIQSVAEDAWRLVGDDAVTLHTASIERIPANRSLLQTVFEKLFENTLAHTTASRINVGPCYKGDYLDGFYVADDGKGFDTATPEELFEIGTKEGSGGAGIGLAIVDEIVRRHDWSITATESDEDGARFEIRPKRYLCTNIAYQPVNG encoded by the coding sequence ATGGTCGACATCCAATCTGTTGCAGAGGACGCGTGGCGACTCGTCGGCGACGACGCGGTCACGCTGCACACCGCGTCGATAGAACGGATTCCGGCCAACAGGTCCCTCTTACAAACGGTTTTCGAGAAACTGTTCGAGAACACGCTTGCGCACACGACGGCTTCTCGGATCAACGTCGGGCCCTGCTACAAAGGTGACTATCTCGACGGATTCTACGTGGCCGACGACGGCAAAGGATTCGACACAGCCACACCAGAGGAACTGTTCGAAATAGGCACCAAGGAAGGGAGTGGTGGGGCGGGTATTGGACTCGCTATCGTTGACGAAATCGTCCGACGTCACGATTGGTCTATCACAGCGACCGAAAGCGACGAAGATGGAGCTAGGTTCGAAATAAGGCCGAAACGGTATCTCTGTACGAATATCGCTTACCAGCCGGTAAACGGATAG
- a CDS encoding type B DNA-directed DNA polymerase yields MPFTIDFLDDGRILEWEATADGAVATEREDYTPRFYVGARDPGEDIDLTALQSVYDQHPDVVATEMVTQRPGFRRDEETVLAVDVVHVDRVTPLARQARQLSDYPVGNLACFNVDFSREFRYCLENGVDPTPASELSTLRLGVPVTETSNDVYGELSVAGETVTGSPTELLSVVQAALEAHDPDVLVCSTSEIVPTLYEMATAAGVDDFSLSRLPDVDYQQLASRSTYASYGRVGHSPARYNVPGRAIIDESNTFFYGETNLEGVLDLVSRSKKPVQELAWASIGNVLTAIQICEAHDRGVLVPWNSWRHEFYKSMATLHDADRGGFIFAPEVGFHENVHELDFSSLYPNIICTQNVSPDVIRCECHRDRDDVPGLGYAICDDRGYLVDVLQPIIDARDEIKAAIRRENERDDPDEERLAELEGRSGALKWILVACFGYQGFSNAKFGRIECHEAINAFAREILLTAKQRLEAGGWRVVHGIVDSIWVTPDPGVDNEDCEDLERVATDITEEVEIRLEHEAHYDWVAFVPQRESDAGALTKYFGKVAVDGGFKVRGIEARQRSTPPFIEAVQRECLEVLDETRSPDAVICQLKAAIASLHSGEVAPDQLVERNRVSKPLEGYTQNTQNVAALKRARDQELSVHPGQDIEYVVVDDQKSSRDRVALAHEEVEEYDPEYYETQLVRAVESILSPKGWDRTDIRRELADTTTRRLRDFC; encoded by the coding sequence ATGCCGTTCACCATCGACTTTCTCGACGATGGCCGCATCTTGGAGTGGGAGGCAACCGCCGACGGCGCTGTCGCGACCGAACGTGAGGACTACACCCCACGCTTCTACGTCGGCGCTCGCGACCCGGGAGAGGACATCGACCTCACGGCACTCCAGTCGGTGTACGACCAGCACCCAGACGTCGTCGCGACCGAGATGGTTACACAACGCCCCGGATTTCGACGGGATGAGGAGACAGTCCTCGCCGTCGACGTCGTCCACGTCGACCGCGTCACCCCGCTCGCTCGGCAGGCACGCCAACTGTCGGACTATCCAGTCGGGAATCTCGCCTGTTTCAACGTCGACTTCTCGCGAGAGTTCCGATACTGTCTGGAGAACGGCGTCGACCCGACGCCAGCGAGCGAGCTGTCGACGCTCCGGCTCGGCGTTCCAGTGACCGAAACGAGCAACGACGTCTACGGGGAACTGTCCGTCGCCGGTGAAACCGTCACCGGCTCGCCGACGGAGCTTCTGTCGGTCGTCCAAGCAGCGCTCGAAGCCCACGATCCGGACGTGCTAGTCTGCTCGACGAGCGAGATCGTCCCGACCCTCTACGAGATGGCGACGGCCGCCGGCGTCGACGACTTCTCGCTGAGTCGGTTGCCGGACGTCGACTACCAGCAACTCGCCAGCCGGTCGACGTACGCGAGCTACGGTCGTGTCGGCCACTCCCCGGCGCGGTACAACGTACCCGGTCGGGCGATCATCGACGAGTCGAACACGTTCTTCTACGGGGAGACGAACCTCGAGGGCGTCCTCGACCTCGTGTCGCGCTCGAAAAAGCCCGTCCAGGAACTCGCCTGGGCGTCGATCGGGAACGTACTCACGGCGATTCAGATCTGTGAGGCCCACGACCGCGGCGTCCTCGTCCCGTGGAACTCCTGGCGCCACGAGTTCTACAAGTCGATGGCCACGTTGCACGACGCCGACCGCGGCGGGTTCATCTTCGCGCCGGAGGTCGGTTTCCACGAGAACGTTCACGAACTCGACTTCTCCTCGTTGTACCCGAACATCATCTGTACCCAAAATGTCTCGCCGGACGTCATTCGTTGTGAGTGCCACCGCGACCGCGACGACGTTCCTGGGCTCGGATACGCCATCTGCGACGACCGGGGCTACCTCGTCGACGTGCTACAGCCGATCATCGACGCTCGCGACGAGATCAAGGCCGCCATCCGTCGCGAGAACGAGCGGGACGACCCCGATGAGGAGCGACTCGCGGAACTCGAAGGTCGGTCGGGTGCGCTGAAGTGGATCCTCGTCGCCTGCTTCGGGTATCAGGGGTTCAGCAACGCGAAATTCGGGCGCATCGAGTGCCACGAGGCGATCAACGCGTTCGCTCGCGAGATTCTGCTGACGGCGAAACAGCGGCTGGAGGCTGGCGGCTGGCGCGTCGTCCACGGCATCGTCGACTCCATCTGGGTGACCCCGGACCCCGGCGTCGACAACGAGGATTGTGAGGACCTCGAGAGGGTCGCGACGGACATTACCGAGGAAGTCGAGATTCGGCTCGAACACGAAGCCCACTACGACTGGGTGGCGTTCGTGCCGCAGCGCGAGAGCGACGCTGGCGCGTTGACGAAATACTTCGGGAAAGTCGCTGTCGACGGTGGCTTCAAGGTCAGAGGCATCGAAGCTCGTCAGCGGTCGACACCGCCGTTCATCGAAGCGGTACAGCGGGAGTGTCTAGAGGTCCTTGATGAGACACGGTCTCCCGACGCAGTCATCTGCCAGCTCAAAGCAGCGATTGCGAGCCTGCATTCCGGGGAGGTTGCTCCCGACCAACTCGTCGAACGGAATCGAGTCTCAAAACCACTGGAAGGGTATACCCAGAACACGCAAAATGTGGCCGCGCTCAAACGAGCACGAGATCAAGAATTGAGTGTCCATCCAGGACAGGATATCGAGTACGTGGTCGTCGACGATCAAAAATCATCTCGGGACCGTGTCGCATTAGCACACGAAGAGGTTGAGGAATACGATCCCGAGTACTACGAGACACAACTCGTTCGAGCGGTCGAGAGTATACTCTCTCCAAAGGGTTGGGATCGGACAGATATTCGACGGGAGCTCGCTGATACGACTACGAGGAGACTGAGAGACTTTTGTTAA
- a CDS encoding HVO_2922 family protein, producing MSDDPIYQETEPRTRKGLASYFYRLSRALRRGEPVPADEEQSVTVDPAAESDLTVDVTRDGDEVNLDIGMSWTESDEGDIETDVTASKATFERYQDTADEWRWRLVHNNGNIIADCGEGYASKQKATQGLDSVKENAPGAHILDTTKDESTVENPETGSDATFELFTDSAEKFRWRLVHDNGDIIADGGQGYASKQKATQGLRSVQTNARGAPVVDE from the coding sequence ATGTCAGACGATCCGATTTATCAGGAGACGGAACCACGTACTCGGAAGGGTCTTGCATCGTACTTCTATCGCCTGTCCAGAGCGCTTCGGCGCGGTGAGCCAGTCCCTGCCGACGAAGAGCAGTCAGTGACAGTCGATCCGGCCGCAGAATCCGACCTCACTGTCGACGTCACGCGGGACGGTGACGAAGTCAACCTCGATATCGGAATGTCGTGGACCGAGTCTGACGAGGGCGACATCGAGACGGACGTGACCGCCAGCAAGGCGACTTTCGAGCGGTACCAGGACACCGCTGATGAATGGCGGTGGCGACTGGTCCACAACAACGGCAACATCATCGCTGATTGTGGGGAGGGGTACGCTTCCAAGCAGAAAGCCACCCAAGGACTCGACAGCGTGAAAGAAAACGCACCCGGCGCACACATCCTCGACACGACAAAAGACGAGTCCACCGTCGAGAATCCGGAAACAGGCAGCGATGCAACCTTCGAACTGTTCACGGATTCCGCCGAGAAGTTCCGCTGGCGACTCGTCCACGACAACGGAGACATCATCGCCGACGGTGGCCAGGGATACGCATCGAAACAGAAGGCTACGCAGGGACTCCGCAGTGTGCAAACGAATGCTCGTGGTGCGCCTGTCGTCGACGAATAA
- a CDS encoding carbohydrate ABC transporter permease, with protein sequence MYQPEGVLDDVVERLVAQPLGLFLLRQHFKSLPSALGDAAKIDGCNEFQTFYKIYLPLAKPALATLGIFTFMGTWNNFQWPLIIANDTEMYTLPIALFAVRNQYFAEWGLMMAAALIIVAPVILVFLAAQNYFIRGMSLSGMKG encoded by the coding sequence TTGTACCAGCCAGAGGGTGTCCTTGACGACGTCGTCGAGCGGCTCGTCGCGCAGCCGTTGGGCCTCTTCTTGCTCCGCCAGCACTTCAAGAGCCTGCCGTCGGCGCTCGGCGACGCAGCAAAGATAGACGGCTGCAACGAGTTCCAGACGTTCTATAAGATCTATCTGCCGCTGGCGAAACCCGCGTTGGCGACGTTGGGCATCTTCACCTTCATGGGCACGTGGAACAACTTCCAGTGGCCGTTGATCATCGCCAACGACACGGAGATGTACACCCTCCCCATCGCGCTGTTCGCGGTTCGGAACCAGTACTTTGCCGAGTGGGGCCTGATGATGGCGGCGGCGCTCATCATCGTCGCGCCGGTCATCCTCGTGTTCCTCGCCGCACAGAACTACTTCATCCGCGGGATGAGTCTCTCGGGGATGAAAGGATGA
- a CDS encoding winged helix-turn-helix domain-containing protein, whose translation MTEFDPAPEPSATERRWQQGEDTFSRVYDVAMGITSPIPAAKIADIADCSPNTAKKHLDRLVDMGIVSVSRDGRPMQYERNEGYLEWQDASRIADELTVEEIINRVGELEEERAKYEDEFDATDPTTVSVYDDDSHETIHDRMAAVSEWRGIIRDIRLYELARQLAENDGHLIPA comes from the coding sequence ATGACAGAGTTTGACCCCGCGCCGGAACCCTCAGCCACCGAACGCCGGTGGCAGCAGGGAGAAGATACGTTCAGCCGTGTCTACGACGTTGCTATGGGGATCACCTCACCCATCCCAGCAGCGAAGATTGCAGATATCGCCGACTGCTCCCCAAACACTGCGAAAAAGCATCTTGACCGATTGGTAGACATGGGTATCGTCAGTGTGAGCCGCGACGGTCGACCCATGCAGTACGAACGCAACGAGGGATATCTTGAATGGCAAGATGCGAGCCGGATTGCCGACGAACTGACTGTTGAAGAGATTATCAACCGGGTGGGTGAACTTGAAGAAGAACGAGCCAAGTATGAAGACGAATTTGATGCTACCGATCCAACTACTGTGAGCGTATACGATGACGATAGCCACGAGACCATTCATGACCGGATGGCTGCAGTCAGTGAGTGGCGTGGAATTATTCGAGATATTCGACTATATGAACTCGCCCGTCAGCTCGCAGAGAACGACGGACATCTCATCCCGGCATAG
- a CDS encoding RNA-guided endonuclease InsQ/TnpB family protein, with translation MYYAYKYRLKPSDAHREELDRHRDICRQLYNHTLYRLNEYQDEHGELPSMTTLRSELPDLKQWWDGLSDVYSKVLQTVVERLFDNLKGLSALKKNGYGVGQLKWKPPREFRSFTYSQSGFKLDKKGGQTVLSLSKLADIPIRLHRAIPDDAIVKQVTVKKEPTGEWFATFGVQMDREAPEPPENPEKCVGIDVGILKYTHDTDGTAVGSLDLSDERERLEREQRRLSRKQHGSNNYEKQRRRVAECHADLRRKRRDFLHKLSAYYAREYDLVAVEDLNVKGMMKSPSNSRNTASAAWRTFLSLLEYKCEREGAHFVAVNPRGMTKECASCGVSTEKPLWVREHSCPTCGFEADRDANAAWNILSRGLEDVGVVHSESTPVETALPVDTSVSAKRVVESGSPTLKERTAEAVSE, from the coding sequence ATGTACTACGCCTACAAGTACCGTCTCAAGCCGTCCGACGCCCACCGTGAGGAGTTGGACCGCCACCGAGACATTTGTAGGCAACTCTACAACCACACGCTCTACCGCCTCAACGAGTACCAAGACGAACACGGCGAACTGCCGTCCATGACCACTCTGCGGTCGGAACTACCCGACCTCAAGCAGTGGTGGGACGGCCTCTCAGACGTGTACTCGAAGGTTCTCCAAACCGTCGTAGAACGTCTGTTCGACAACCTCAAAGGACTCTCGGCGCTCAAGAAGAATGGCTACGGCGTCGGTCAACTCAAGTGGAAGCCGCCACGGGAGTTCCGCAGTTTCACGTACAGTCAGTCTGGCTTCAAGCTCGACAAGAAGGGCGGTCAGACTGTTCTGTCCCTCTCGAAACTCGCGGATATACCGATACGGCTCCACCGCGCAATCCCCGACGACGCCATCGTGAAACAGGTCACGGTCAAGAAAGAACCGACGGGCGAGTGGTTCGCCACGTTCGGCGTCCAAATGGACCGCGAAGCACCCGAACCGCCTGAGAACCCCGAGAAGTGCGTCGGTATCGACGTGGGGATTCTCAAATACACTCACGACACGGACGGAACGGCGGTCGGGTCGCTCGACCTCTCAGACGAACGGGAGCGGCTGGAGCGCGAGCAACGGAGGCTCTCGCGAAAGCAACACGGGTCGAACAACTACGAGAAGCAACGGCGGCGAGTCGCGGAGTGTCACGCCGACCTCCGACGGAAGCGCCGCGACTTCTTGCACAAACTCTCTGCCTACTACGCTCGGGAGTACGACCTCGTAGCGGTCGAAGACCTGAACGTCAAGGGGATGATGAAGTCGCCGTCGAACAGCCGCAACACCGCCTCCGCCGCGTGGCGGACGTTCCTTTCACTACTTGAGTACAAGTGTGAGCGAGAGGGAGCGCACTTCGTCGCGGTCAACCCGAGAGGGATGACCAAGGAGTGCGCGTCTTGCGGTGTCTCGACGGAGAAGCCGTTGTGGGTCCGTGAACATTCCTGTCCCACCTGCGGGTTTGAGGCGGACAGAGACGCGAATGCGGCGTGGAACATTCTTTCTCGCGGCCTCGAAGATGTAGGAGTGGTTCACTCCGAATCAACGCCTGTGGAGACTGCACTCCCTGTGGACACCTCGGTGTCTGCAAAGCGCGTCGTGGAATCAGGAAGCCCTACCCTCAAGGAGCGAACGGCGGAAGCCGTGAGCGAGTAG
- the tnpA gene encoding IS200/IS605 family transposase translates to MEYDLDSGAHSTYSLHYHLILTTKYRLGVLTEERTQFIHEVISGFTDNYGVELTNLDGEDDHVHILFRAKPTTDLVKFINTVKGATARRIRNEYAEELKTELWGDSFWNDSYCLISTGQVSLDVLKQYVEDQRE, encoded by the coding sequence ATGGAGTACGACCTCGACTCGGGAGCGCACTCGACGTATTCCCTGCACTACCACCTGATACTCACCACAAAGTATCGGCTCGGAGTGCTAACCGAGGAGCGAACCCAATTCATTCACGAGGTCATCAGCGGGTTCACGGACAACTACGGCGTCGAATTGACGAACCTCGACGGCGAGGATGACCACGTACACATCCTGTTCCGAGCGAAACCCACCACGGACCTCGTGAAGTTCATCAACACGGTCAAGGGCGCGACCGCCCGCCGTATCCGCAACGAGTACGCGGAGGAACTGAAGACCGAACTGTGGGGCGATTCGTTCTGGAACGACTCGTATTGCCTCATCTCGACGGGGCAGGTGTCGCTGGATGTGCTGAAACAGTACGTAGAGGACCAACGCGAGTAG
- a CDS encoding orc1/cdc6 family replication initiation protein, producing the protein MSDLTFTPSSSIFEKREALLEEWTPDELVGRDEELQRYHAALQPVINNESPSNIFLYGKSGVGKTAATRYLLHALERDAEEVEPLDLHTIEINCDGLNSSYQVAVALVNELRDPADQISNTGYPQASVYQFLFEELDNVGGTVLIVLDEVDHIRDDSLLYKLPRARSNGDVTEAKLGVIGISNDLDFRNQLSSKVRSSLCEKEVSFSAYDAGELQLVLEQREAVAFKDDVLDQGVIEMCAAYGAKDSGDARQALDLLLEAGDLARENNDENVSERHVRNARKRLQTDQVVEGIRNYSDHGQLVLYALTLLAEREQTPARTKDILEAYQHVATEEGMDPVSERSVRDYLGELDQLGIISSTEYNRGKGGGKYKEHELEQSISSVEAGLSELLDSTP; encoded by the coding sequence ATGAGCGACCTCACGTTCACTCCCTCCTCTTCCATCTTCGAGAAGCGGGAGGCGCTACTCGAGGAATGGACTCCCGACGAACTCGTCGGGCGCGACGAGGAACTGCAACGATATCACGCGGCTCTCCAGCCGGTGATCAACAACGAGAGTCCTTCCAACATCTTCCTCTACGGTAAGAGCGGCGTCGGAAAGACCGCCGCGACACGGTACCTGTTACACGCACTCGAACGCGACGCCGAAGAGGTCGAACCGTTGGACCTGCACACGATCGAAATAAACTGCGACGGCCTCAACTCCAGCTATCAGGTCGCCGTCGCGTTGGTGAACGAACTTCGCGACCCCGCCGACCAAATCTCGAACACGGGGTATCCCCAGGCGTCGGTCTATCAGTTCCTGTTCGAGGAACTCGACAACGTCGGTGGGACCGTGCTCATCGTTCTGGACGAAGTCGACCACATAAGAGACGACTCGCTCCTGTATAAACTCCCCCGTGCGCGTTCTAACGGCGACGTTACCGAGGCGAAACTCGGTGTCATCGGTATCTCGAACGACCTCGACTTCCGCAACCAACTCTCGTCGAAAGTCCGCTCCAGCCTCTGTGAAAAGGAAGTCTCGTTCTCGGCGTACGATGCCGGGGAACTGCAACTCGTCCTGGAACAACGCGAAGCGGTCGCGTTCAAGGACGACGTGTTGGACCAGGGGGTCATCGAGATGTGTGCGGCCTACGGCGCGAAAGACTCCGGTGACGCCCGGCAGGCGCTGGACCTACTGCTCGAAGCAGGTGACCTCGCACGGGAGAACAACGACGAAAATGTTTCCGAGCGACACGTTCGCAACGCGCGAAAGCGCCTGCAGACCGACCAGGTCGTCGAAGGGATTCGGAACTACTCCGACCACGGGCAACTCGTCCTCTACGCGCTGACGCTCTTGGCAGAGCGAGAGCAAACTCCGGCACGAACGAAAGACATCCTCGAAGCGTATCAGCACGTCGCAACCGAGGAGGGAATGGACCCGGTGTCCGAGCGCTCGGTGCGCGATTACCTCGGTGAACTTGATCAACTGGGCATCATCTCGTCGACGGAGTACAACAGGGGGAAGGGCGGTGGAAAGTACAAAGAGCACGAACTCGAACAGTCGATTTCGTCCGTGGAGGCAGGCTTGTCCGAACTACTTGATTCGACACCCTGA
- a CDS encoding TetR/AcrR family transcriptional regulator, with translation MSKPGQESVSNDTREAIMEATFRAISTQGYNDLRMRDIGEEMEMTRQVIHYHYDGKHDLMSHFLEYIIDQYEGSVEVAADAPPREELDARIDQCLFGPEFSDFGHWDRMKVYHELFTHAQNDAEHRAIFNEHYERIRGSITEVIEEGIEQGVFRDVDAARMGQLITDAIHAARGRRLSLGHDEAPEQTRQSIDEFVLTALDVE, from the coding sequence ATGAGTAAGCCGGGGCAAGAATCGGTCTCGAACGACACGCGTGAGGCCATTATGGAGGCGACGTTCCGCGCCATCAGCACGCAGGGCTACAACGACCTCCGGATGCGCGACATCGGCGAGGAGATGGAGATGACCCGGCAGGTCATCCACTACCACTACGACGGAAAGCACGACCTGATGAGTCACTTCCTCGAATACATCATCGATCAGTACGAGGGGAGTGTCGAAGTCGCCGCCGACGCACCGCCCCGCGAGGAATTGGACGCCCGTATCGACCAATGCCTGTTCGGCCCCGAGTTCAGCGACTTCGGCCACTGGGACCGGATGAAGGTCTATCACGAACTGTTCACCCACGCCCAGAACGACGCCGAACACCGGGCTATCTTCAACGAGCACTACGAGCGTATCCGTGGCAGCATCACGGAAGTGATCGAAGAGGGTATCGAGCAGGGCGTCTTCCGCGATGTCGACGCCGCACGGATGGGCCAACTCATCACGGACGCCATCCACGCTGCTCGCGGTCGGCGGCTCTCACTCGGTCACGACGAAGCCCCTGAACAGACCCGCCAGTCCATCGACGAGTTCGTCCTCACCGCACTCGACGTCGAATAA
- a CDS encoding GNAT family N-acetyltransferase, producing the protein MEGYVKRCLERPMIGAFDEGHLVGFCSFERLEDADALSAFTPTNHVEIIAVDESHRGRGLAMRMYQTLLSDVPNAWHAPAASTKTWHTNEAHIAVLENLGFEEVARIPDDRGAGVDTLYFARRV; encoded by the coding sequence ATCGAGGGCTACGTCAAGCGGTGTCTGGAGCGGCCGATGATCGGAGCGTTCGATGAGGGACATCTCGTCGGGTTTTGCTCGTTCGAACGACTCGAAGACGCTGACGCACTCAGTGCGTTCACGCCGACGAATCACGTCGAAATCATCGCGGTCGACGAGTCACATCGCGGACGTGGCCTTGCGATGCGGATGTATCAGACGCTACTGTCTGACGTCCCAAATGCATGGCACGCTCCCGCTGCCTCGACGAAGACGTGGCACACGAACGAGGCCCACATCGCGGTACTCGAAAATCTCGGATTCGAGGAAGTCGCCCGTATTCCCGACGATAGGGGTGCTGGCGTCGATACACTGTACTTCGCGCGTCGGGTCTGA
- a CDS encoding CPBP family intramembrane glutamic endopeptidase gives MDNPSVDAREEKRIRNTAASGVLGRWWVYLVVAVAGTWVFWLPAIVLGLSFDSAVGLVLLLVGLAIPGVSGIAFVYLVYDERGWSDFWNRVTNPRRLRYGWLVVIMLVPLGVGVLAGIVDLLLGGPGPSWGEGVTHFGVNPLAILPALFFATLPPILEELGWRGYALDRLQLKMSALSASLFLGVVWAIWHLPLFFIDGSFQHDAVGFATTGFWLFMAGIVALSVAFTWIYNNTERSILGIIVLHGWVNFTAEVIVVPDLAYYGLWFVLAGVIVAIWGRKTLTADPEVPHPPLPANP, from the coding sequence ATGGATAACCCCAGCGTGGACGCACGTGAGGAGAAACGTATCCGGAATACCGCTGCCTCCGGTGTTCTCGGACGCTGGTGGGTATACCTCGTTGTCGCGGTGGCCGGGACGTGGGTCTTCTGGCTTCCGGCGATCGTTCTCGGCCTAAGCTTCGACAGTGCTGTGGGACTCGTGTTACTCCTCGTCGGCCTCGCTATCCCCGGCGTGTCCGGAATCGCGTTCGTCTATCTCGTCTACGACGAACGCGGATGGAGCGACTTCTGGAACCGCGTCACCAACCCCCGGCGCCTCAGATACGGCTGGCTCGTCGTGATCATGCTGGTACCCCTTGGTGTTGGTGTTCTCGCTGGCATCGTTGACCTACTCCTTGGTGGTCCCGGACCATCGTGGGGTGAAGGTGTGACACACTTCGGGGTAAATCCTCTCGCGATCCTCCCGGCGTTGTTCTTCGCGACTCTCCCTCCGATCCTCGAGGAGCTAGGATGGCGAGGCTACGCGTTAGACCGACTGCAACTGAAGATGTCGGCGTTGAGCGCGAGCTTGTTTCTGGGCGTGGTCTGGGCCATCTGGCACCTCCCCCTGTTCTTCATCGATGGGTCGTTCCAGCACGACGCGGTCGGGTTCGCGACCACGGGATTCTGGCTGTTCATGGCCGGGATCGTCGCGCTCTCTGTCGCATTCACGTGGATCTACAATAACACGGAACGCAGCATCCTCGGTATCATCGTTCTACACGGCTGGGTGAACTTCACCGCCGAGGTCATCGTGGTCCCGGACCTCGCCTATTACGGACTCTGGTTCGTACTCGCCGGGGTGATCGTCGCGATCTGGGGACGCAAGACCCTGACGGCTGATCCCGAGGTTCCTCACCCCCCACTCCCCGCCAACCCGTGA